Proteins co-encoded in one Enterobacter sp. R4-368 genomic window:
- the mreB gene encoding rod shape-determining protein MreB, translated as MLKKFRGMFSNDLSIDLGTANTLIYVKGQGIVLNEPSVVAIRQDRAGSPKSVAAVGHEAKQMLGRTPGNIAAIRPMKDGVIADFFVTEKMLQHFIKQVHSNSFMRPSPRVLVCVPVGATQVERRAIRESAQGAGAREVFLIEEPMAAAIGAGLPVSEATGSMVVDIGGGTTEVAVISLNGVVYSSSVRIGGDRFDEAIINYVRRNYGSLIGEATAERIKHEIGSAYPGDEVREIEVRGRNLAEGVPRGFTLNSNEILEALQEPLTGIVSAVMVALEQCPPELASDISERGMVLTGGGALLRNLDRLLMEETGIPVVVAEDPLTCVARGGGKALEMIDMHGGDLFSEE; from the coding sequence ATGTTGAAAAAATTTCGTGGCATGTTTTCCAATGACCTGTCCATTGACCTGGGTACCGCGAATACCCTGATTTATGTAAAAGGACAAGGCATCGTACTGAATGAGCCTTCCGTGGTGGCCATTCGCCAGGATCGTGCCGGTTCACCGAAAAGTGTGGCCGCAGTCGGTCATGAAGCGAAACAGATGCTTGGTCGTACGCCGGGCAATATCGCAGCCATCCGCCCGATGAAAGACGGCGTCATCGCCGACTTCTTCGTGACCGAAAAAATGCTTCAGCACTTTATCAAACAAGTGCACAGCAACAGCTTTATGCGTCCGAGCCCGCGCGTTCTGGTTTGTGTGCCGGTTGGCGCCACTCAGGTTGAACGCCGCGCAATTCGTGAATCCGCGCAGGGCGCTGGTGCTCGTGAAGTGTTCCTGATTGAAGAACCGATGGCGGCCGCAATTGGCGCTGGCTTACCGGTTTCTGAAGCGACCGGTTCAATGGTGGTGGATATCGGTGGTGGTACCACTGAAGTTGCCGTTATCTCCCTGAACGGCGTGGTTTACTCCTCTTCTGTTCGTATTGGTGGTGACCGCTTCGATGAGGCGATCATTAATTACGTTCGTCGTAACTACGGCTCCCTGATTGGTGAAGCGACCGCAGAACGTATCAAACACGAAATTGGCTCTGCTTACCCGGGCGATGAAGTGCGTGAAATCGAAGTGCGTGGCCGTAACCTGGCTGAAGGTGTTCCGCGTGGCTTCACGCTGAATTCCAACGAAATTCTGGAAGCGCTGCAGGAACCGCTGACCGGCATCGTGAGCGCAGTTATGGTTGCGCTGGAACAGTGCCCGCCGGAACTGGCTTCTGATATCTCCGAGCGCGGTATGGTATTGACCGGTGGTGGCGCGCTGCTGCGCAACCTTGACCGCCTGTTGATGGAAGAAACGGGTATTCCAGTTGTAGTTGCAGAAGATCCACTGACTTGCGTAGCGCGCGGCGGCGGCAAGGCGCTGGAAATGATCGACATGCACGGCGGCGACTTGTTCAGCGAAGAATAG